One Vanrija pseudolonga chromosome 5, complete sequence genomic window, ACCGTTGCGGCTGGGGCATCTCGCCCCGTGGTGCTGGTTACACGTTCGGCCAGGACATTTCCGAGGCGTTCAACCACAACAACGGTCTTACGCTGGTCGCCCGTGCCCACCAGCTTGTCATGGAAGGCTTCTCGTGGTCCCAGGAGCGCAACGTTGTCACCATCTTCTCGGCGCCCAACTACTGCTACCGCTGCGGTAACCAGGCTGCcatcctcgaggtcgacgatgCGCTCAAGTACACCTTCCTTCAGTTCGACCCCGCACCGCGCGCAGGAGAGCCCCTGGTCTCGCGCCGTCCTCCAGACTACGTGAGTGGTGTGAAGTGCAACTCTAGCTGACCCATTCCAGTTCCTGTAGACGTCTCCTCGCATCACGTTAGCATACgagcccaccaccaccacataACAAGAACCTTTCCGCCCGATTCTCCGTTTCCGACTGCCCCGTCCCGCACGATTCTCTGCTTCCCCGCCAAATCTCGCAACAACCAAACATTAGTTTATCGAGTGTGTAGGGCCATGGCTCCCCATCCCATGTCCCCGCGCTCGTGTACAGTTTCCACGTCAAGAAGAAGAAAAAAGATAAAGAGATGACGCCCCACGTAGACGTTTGGCGCTTGCCCGTGGcttgcgcagcagcaggtggtGGACGGATATGAAGTAAAATGTCTGTCTGCTGCCTGGGCAAGCTTTGCTGGATGCGACCAAATACCCCCAATACCCTTCTGATGAGCTAGTGAGCTAGTGGAGAGATGTAGTCATGGCGGTGTgagtgagcagcagcaagcgaTAGCGCTGTCGTGGGGTCTTCATGGGACGATTGTTGTGGGGGTGCTATCGCCTGGGTTGCATTCCGAGGGTGTGATtgccggtgctgctgcacgctgctgccgcctTGTCGTGTGCCGATGCAGTCTTGCTCATGATCACGTCAAGGATGTGCCAGTGAcgaggcgcgtcgtcgcgcagccaGCCGCCAGTGCGCGCCCAgtgacgcgccgccctgACTCCCAGTCGCCCACTCTCACGTGGCGCGTCTAACTTTCGGCACGGCATTGTGCGCACACTCTTTCCTGACAATCTCATCCCGGAACAATCACTtaacaccacccacccacgcaaATGCCAgtcacgccgcgccgctcgacccgcGGCGCAGTCttcacgccgacggcgagcgtggcgtCGGTGCCAACCGACACGGTCTTCGCGTGGACTGGTACGGCCAAGCCCGCCGCAGAAGGCGGCAGGGTGTACTACTCTGGCTTTTCGCGCATCGTCAAGCACTCGACTCGCGGgggcaaggccgccgtcggcggcgatgacagcgacgacaacagcgacgatgaggagggcAACGCGAACACGAAGACGCCAAAGGTCGAAGTCGCGGTGCcgaagcgccgccgcgcccctgCCCCCAAGCCGGACGAGGAATCCCGCTTCGCgatcggcgacggcgtcgtcgtgcaggtCGAGGGCGGGAACGACGGCATCGGCATGCTCACTGCGCTTTGGGAGgagccggccggcgacgacgaagacgacgagtcggaggaCAGCTCGcggtccagctcggcccCCGACAAGCCCCTCATGATGGCGCAGATCCACTGGTTCTTCAGAAAGGAGGACTTGCCCGGCGTTATGAGAAacgtcaagctcgaggacgtgaGTGCGAGGTAGTGGCAAGAGGGCGAGGCCCGCTGACACACATGCCCAGaacgaggtcctcctcgccagctcgccaaaCCGGCCAGTAACGACCAACCTCCCGCTacccctcctcgtcaaaACCATCCCGATCTACTCGAAAGCCGTGTACAAGGCCCAGttccccgacgccgagagaAAAACACAGTGGAAGGGCTGGGCGTACCTCCCCAAGGCGAACGTGTtctggtgcgcgcgcgcatacGACAAgggcgctcgcggcggcaaggtgtGGAaggtcgacattgacgagtGGAaggggcgcgggcgcgcgggcaTGGGGTGGGCCGTGCAGATGGTGcaggaggagagcgaggacgaggacgagagcgcggcgacgtcgcgtgCCGCGAGCCCCGACGCAGGGAGCGAGAGcagggacgacgacgcgtccgtggtcgacagcgacgaggacgacggcccgcgacggcgcaaggccgcgccaaagcgcaagcgcgcggCCGCTACGACGCCGCGGAAGCGCGCAAAGCCAGAGCCGAAGAAACGCATCCCGCATCCCaagtcgtcgagctcgcgcctcCCTGCGGCCGTCCcgcgcgtcgaggatctCCCAGCAGATCCGTACGAGCGCGCCCTGCGCCTCCTGCACGTCGGCGCAACGCCAGAGAGCCTGCCGTGCCGCGAGGAAGAGTACGTCGACGTGCTgagccgcgtcgaggaggggatcgagagtggcggcggcgggtgtcTGTGTAAGTGGGCGCGGAGTCGTCGTATCGCGTCGCTCACACCGCAGACAttgccggcgtgcccggTACCGGCaagacggcgacggtgcATGCCGTGGTCAAGGAGCTGCGGCGGAAAGCCGAGGACGGGGTGGGTACCCCCTGCATCTGTTGGTCACCCGCTAACGGCCTCAGGAATTAGCCCCCTTCTCCTACGTCGAGATCAACGGCCTCAAGATCCCGTCCCCGCAGCACGCGTACACGGTGCTTTGGGAGACGATTTCGGGGCAGAAGGGCTGCTCGGCCAAGACGGCGCTGCGCGGGCTCGAGGCGCACTTTGGTCGCAAGACTGGCTCTGGCGTGCGTGGGCCAAGAGGACATACCTTGTGGGTGGACGCCACTCATTCGCCATCACCCGCTGACCACCCCAGCGTCGTGCTCATGGACGAGCTTGACCAGCTCCTCACGGCGAAGCAGGACGTCGTGTACAACTTTTTCAACTGGCCCACGATGCGCGACTCGCAGCTGTTCGTGGTGGCGATCGCGAACCGCAT contains:
- the orc1 gene encoding Origin recognition complex subunit 1, which translates into the protein MPVTPRRSTRGAVFTPTASVASVPTDTVFAWTGTAKPAAEGGRVYYSGFSRIVKHSTRGGKAAVGGDDSDDNSDDEEGNANTKTPKVEVAVPKRRRAPAPKPDEESRFAIGDGVVVQVEGGNDGIGMLTALWEEPAGDDEDDESEDSSRSSSAPDKPLMMAQIHWFFRKEDLPGVMRNVKLEDNEVLLASSPNRPVTTNLPLPLLVKTIPIYSKAVYKAQFPDAERKTQWKGWAYLPKANVFWCARAYDKGARGGKVWKVDIDEWKGRGRAGMGWAVQMVQEESEDEDESAATSRAASPDAGSESRDDDASVVDSDEDDGPRRRKAAPKRKRAAATTPRKRAKPEPKKRIPHPKSSSSRLPAAVPRVEDLPADPYERALRLLHVGATPESLPCREEEYVDVLSRVEEGIESGGGGCLYIAGVPGTGKTATVHAVVKELRRKAEDGELAPFSYVEINGLKIPSPQHAYTVLWETISGQKGCSAKTALRGLEAHFGRKTGSGVRGPRGHTFVVLMDELDQLLTAKQDVVYNFFNWPTMRDSQLFVVAIANRMDLPQHLAAKIKSRLGLQTLLFQPYDRQSLIEIVQSRQVAHPASNAEHKVLAPDAIALAATKMAGTNGDARRVLDACRRAVEVAMAAPERKAVSARDMVQVLNAMSSSPVALFLRQCSPQQKRLLAALVRCIRREGVPEIPWRAVRTDHDALTRSLAESNELLSDAELLLVRSSLVATHALTSAPDAYRAPEDRRLALGMEIGEVGRVLMNEGEAWRRALAGI